The Phocoena sinus isolate mPhoSin1 chromosome 8, mPhoSin1.pri, whole genome shotgun sequence nucleotide sequence GGCCTAAAACTGGACCCAGAACTAATCATTCTAATTTGCATGATGATTTCCATCTCATATGCATGAGCTGGTCCAAGGAGATGCCTCCCCACATTCCCTAGTCTCCCCTCTGCGGAATTTGAAGGACAGGGTTAACCTGCACTAACTCAACTCAAGAAAACCAAGGTTGGGTTGGTGGCAGGAGAGAGCTCAACTCTGCCTTGCTCAGCATTTCTCTCTACCCACACTCTGCTTCTCCTCCTAACCctcacccacctcccaccctggtTCTCTTGCACTCAGCCATTCCACCCCTTCTGGCCTCCATCTAGACTACCTTCCAGGTCTGCATGAGGGTCTAGATGTGTGGCCTTCAGGGATAGAAAAGTCTGCACAGACTTTGCCTCCATCTTTATTGCCTGGGGGAGGATACAGTGACTAGAGAAAAGCTGGGGGTGAAGATTCTCTCTCGCCCTCCTGTCTTCCCATCCCAGGCCAatcctggggcaggggcagggcctggggaggaagAGCGTGGATCCTACTGGCTTCATGTCATCAAGGCTCTGGTACAGCGCTACATAGAGACTGCGCGGCGGGAGTTTGAGGAGACCCGTCGGAAAAGTTAGTTGCTCCCCTCCAGGCCTTCCCCATTCCTGTCCCTTGCTCAGCTGGAACACCCAGCCTCACACCCCTCCAACCAGCCTGCAGTTCTCTATGTGGCCCCCCTCCGACCCACCCTTGGAAGCCAAAACCTGCCCAGATTGTGTGGGCCCTTGCACTCAATTACCCTCGTACCTGTTTAGACATTTATTACACTCACTTGATTTAATCCTTCATTCCCGCCTTCATTCTTGCGTTCATTTATTCTCTCATTCACTCCCTttcccattcactcattcaccttattcatcattcattcattcactcattcaaccagGGTTCATTGCTAGGTCCCCTTTGTTCCCAGCAGGGACACATAGGAAGCTTTCAGTCTGCTGAGGAAGAGAAACCATCTTGCTAGGCAGAAAGTGCTTAGAAAAAGGGACACAAATTGCAGTGGGAgcccaaagaagagaaagagtctATCATTTTGAGAGGCTCATGGGAAGGTAGAAGGATAGAGTACCAGAAGCTGGAGAAAGAGGAGATGGAATCAGAACTGGGCTCTGAGGGTGGGTATGAGCTGGACAGGTGTAGATGGGGAAGAAGGCAGAGGGGGCGGATGTACAAATCTCTACCCATTAGAAAATTTCCCATCCTTATGACTCCTGCCTGACCCCTTCTCTGGTCCATAAGACTTTCCTTCTTGGTATCTTCTAAActcaccaccaccccagccctgctGATTCATCTGCACCTGACTCGGCCTGCCCACCTGACCCACATGCCATAAGCCAGTCCCTCACTTCCTCCAGTTCTCCTGCCTAGGACCTCCGGCATAAATGTCCCCCGGGGTTGTGCTGAGGGTAGAAGTGGTCCAGGGCAGGCTCATCTTCTGAGTGACCTCCCCGTCACTACTGCcacgccccacccctccccaagaCCTGGGCAACAGACTGACAGAGCTGACCAAGACAGTACCTCGACTGCAAAGCGAGGTAGCCGGTGTGCAGCGGACTCTGGTGGAGGGAAGGCTGCGCCGGCCACCAGACGGTGCCAGCATCCTCTGTCGCTCCATCACCCGAGTGTGCAACAGCTTCCAGAACCTGGGCCCTCCCATCCCTGAGAACCCAGCGCTGACAGTGCCAGGGATTGTGGGGACCCAGGTGTCTTCAGAAACTGGGCTTCAGGACGCAGGCAGGGCCAGGACTCCAGCACCTGGAGAGtctggcccctcctccccagctcacGTGCTAGGGCACAGGGAGCAAGAATCAGAGGGGGCTGGGGACGTGCCCCAGGAGGAAGACCTGGGAACCAAGGAGGGGTCCTGATGCAGTGGGAGGGTCCCGCCTTCTGGTGCTGAGTAGAACACCCCAGATGGGTGAGGGTGGGGCTCAGTAGGAGCCCGTGCTGCTTTCCTTGCCTCAATAAAGCCTTTGTTCTGGATGTCAGATGCCTCCAGAGTGTGTGAGAATCTCTGTCTCTTGATGTTTTGAGATCCCCAAGCCCAAAATGAACCCTTGTGGGAGCAGGGCAGAGAGAAATGGCTTGCTCTGGGGTCCCAGATATCTGGGGCTTAGGATCCTACTTTGAGTTCCTTCAGATGTTTGGTGGAAAGGGTTCTGGACTAGGAGGTAAGGGTCCTGGTTTCAGCACTACCTCTCTGACCTTCAGCAAGTTGCTTCTTTCCTTGGCTCTGCATTCCTTATCTGACAAGTGGCCTAGGAAGCCATCTGTCCCCCTTCCTGCCttcagggctgttgtgaggaacCTCTGTCTATTAAAGCATCTGGGTTTGCAGGTAACAGTGTGTGACAAGGGTCTGCACTGAGACCATGTCTAAAAGTGATCAAAAAGTCATTCTTTTTAGTCCCTCAGTCCCTGAGTCCCATTTGGCCAGAGCAGGGCAGATGGTCTAGTCTCATGGAACAAACCAATCATGAAATTTGAGGTCACCACACTGCAACACTGTTTAATCCAGTGGCTTTCACAGTACTACCCTTGCTTGTCCCCTGGAGTCCCTACCACGTAGCGGGGATCCCTCCACCCTACCATGGCCTCAGATCCGCCAACATCCTGGCCGGGGAGATGGCTGCTAGGTCTGGGTCTGAAACCATGTTCTGGCTTCTCCAGGCTCTTCAAAGCCTCCCATCTTCATATGGATGTCATCATTTCCCAGGACTCCTACGTGGCAGGCACTGAACTTTCAGAGCCCAGCTCCTAAGAGCTGGAACCCCTAAGAGGCCAAGGGCAGGGCCTTccaggagagcagagagaaggcCCCCTTGGAGAGTGAGTCGGCCTGTCCTCctgctggagagagaggaaaaggtggTGAAGGGTCAGCAGGGCCAGGGGAGTCAAAGCagctgagggaggggcaggagggtgaCTCACTTGGCACAGACTCACATCTCGGCCTCTTCTTCGCTGCAACAGACAGCACAGTGAGGCCTCCATGCAGACAGACCCTCACACCCCAAACTTCCCTTCTCACCAGGCCCTGGCACGGCCATTCCCAATCTCAATCTAGCTTTCCCTTGTGCTAAATACAAACTTCtgacttcccttcctccttcttcttccagGAAATCTTCCCAGATTGCCTTTCCATCCCTGCTACCATCCTGGCCCCACTCTGTCCCTGCCTCAGCACTTGGGAATAGCGCATGTGTTACGCTATTACGCCCAGGGCCTCCTGAGATCTGAAGCAGCACTCCTGTCACTTTCCTCTGCTTATTGCCCCCCTTAACCAGGTTCTTTTGGTCTTTTAGACTGTATAGCAGAAGGAAACTTTCAAGGACCTTTATAGAATCATCTGAGAATATTCACAGATCCAGAAAACACTTACAGGGCCTTCTCTGAGCAGGCAAAACCTGAGtcacagagaaaaataactcCAGCTAACTTCTAGCCCTCAACTTCCCCATTAATCACGTGGGTCTCCTGAAGGCCCTGGGAACTGAAATAAATCAGGGACATCCTGCCAGTCCTGCTTCCCTCATGCATGGCTCACCACCCAGATAGGCGCAGTTAAAGTGGCTGCACATCTGATTATTGCTGGAGAGAGTCACCAGGTTCCGGGCTCCATCCTGGGAGAAACTGGTGACCAAGAAGACTTCATGCGGGGGGATCAGCACCTCACGCTCCTTGGGAAAGACAGACAGGGCCTGGATTGGGGCCCCAAAGCAAGTCCTTAGAGAGAAGAAGGTGGCATTACCAAATCTGTGGGCCACTGCCTCATCCAGGGAGCTGGAGGTAAACTGGCCTAAGCGGACAGAGACCCCCAGCTCCTTGGGTTCAAATCGAATGGCGCCCACGCCTCGGAACACCACCTGCCCAGGTTCCCTGCTGCAGTCCCTACTGCCCTGCAGCAGCTGCAGGGCCCGGGTCAGGTAGAAATGCAGGGCCTTGAAGGGGAAGTGCTGCATGTAGAACTCCCTGGAGTCACCGCCTGTCCGCACAGCCTGGTTCAGCTCCCGGTATAAAGGGTTGGATGAGTTGGTGTAGACCATGACGGCGATTCCGTGCTGGGTTTTGAAGCCAGGAGGCAGGCTGAGCCCTGGACACCTTTGCTCCCAGGCCTTCTGGGCTGTCTCCCAGGACTCCCGCAGCCTGGTATGGTTAGCCATCTCCTCCGCTAGCAGATGGACTGCCTTCTCCTCCATCTCCTCCGAGCAGCCCACATAGGCATCATCGAAGGTGTTTGGAGCCAGGCTCAGGTTCTGGATGGAAACATTCTGGGCCTATAGAGGTAAGGAAGAGAGGGGCCACACAGGAAAGGGTGTAAGTTCAGGGTACTGGGCAGAGGTTCTGGTGGCAGATCAGTTCAGAAACACAGAATCTCATTTCTGTGCCCAAATATCTGGGGTGTGAAATTTGGCAAGAGCTCAAGGGCTTAAATAACAGGCACTGGAGCCAGACAcacatgggttcaaatcctggcttcaccaCCTATGGGCTGTGAGATCTTGGGCGAGTCTCTTAACTTTTCTGGACCTCAGGTTCTCCACCTATAAATTGAGGATACTTCCAACCCCACAGGTTATTGTAAGGATAGCATATAGATCCTCACTTGTGTACTAACTAAGAGGGGTCATTTATCATTAGAGAGGTTCCTGCACTCAGTGGGACGTGGGGCTGGAAGACTTCCAAGCACCGTTCTGGCTCTAAGGCTCAGTATGCAGGTGACATACAAACGTATGGCCAGTCTCCAATTACCTGACCCCATCCCCATCCTCAGGCTCTTTCCCCCTCACACAGGTGCTAGACACCACAGCAAGTCACTGGCAGCTCTGAGGCTCTGAGTCCTCTCCTGCTCCAGAAGCCCTCATCCTCAAAcctgggggtggggactgggaggaggtcaagccctggtgtgggaggggCTGCGGGAGGGCAGTACACAGGTAGCCCAAAGGAGTTTGTTAGGCTGGGCCTGTGGTGGGAGATGGGAAGTGACAGAAGAAAGATGCAGGCGATCCCAAGGGAGGACCATAGAAGGAAGGAGGATCACAGCAGGACCAATGGGTGGAGGTCGGGTTCTGGGAGATGGAATGGGAAGTTGGGGCTCCCTATAGGGATGGAGGTTCCTGAGAGGAAGAGGATTAAGAGGAATGGCATCATAGAAAAGCGTCCCTGGGAAGGCTCTTTGAGGAGTCAGGCCTCGGGTCCACCCCAACTGTTCCCTTTGTGGCAGCAAATGGTTCCCCCCAGTTACCTGCCAGGGGGCGTAAATGCGGATGCCGCTGAGGGTGTGGATGCCAAGGCAGCTAAGGGCGATCAACAGAGCCACCAACATCATCCCTCTGGGAGACTTGGAGAGTGAGATCCCGCTGAGGGTGGGACCAGCGACGGTGGAGTCTTGGCTTCGATGGGCTGGGGGACAGAAAGTTGGAGAGTTTCTTCTACAGTGTGAGGGGTCCCTGGTCTAGGACTTGGCCCGGCGGGGCGCGGGCGGTGCCCAGAGCAGCCCTAAGTGTGTGGGCGGGTCTTGGATTTtatcctccacccaccccaccccacccccccaccccccgcctccacCCCAGCACAACCCCAGTCTcagctcccccacctcccagctgccCGGGTGCTCAGCGCCTTCTGCTCAGGAATGCTAAAGGGAGAGCGGTAATTTGGCTCCGCTTGGAGAAGGGAGGGGACGGGGAGCCGGGGACCCACCTGGAGGTGGCGGAGGCGGAGAGCGGGAAGGGGCACTGAAGGTTCCCGGCGGCGGGGACTGAAGTCTGCGGAGGCGCCGCGCTGCCCCCTGTCCCCGGAGTCCCGCGGATCAATGAAGTCCCGCGGCTAATTATAGTGCCACTGGCTGTAACCCGACA carries:
- the ART5 gene encoding ecto-ADP-ribosyltransferase 5 isoform X1, whose product is MMLVALLIALSCLGIHTLSGIRIYAPWQNVSIQNLSLAPNTFDDAYVGCSEEMEEKAVHLLAEEMANHTRLRESWETAQKAWEQRCPGLSLPPGFKTQHGIAVMVYTNSSNPLYRELNQAVRTGGDSREFYMQHFPFKALHFYLTRALQLLQGSRDCSREPGQVVFRGVGAIRFEPKELGVSVRLGQFTSSSLDEAVAHRFGNATFFSLRTCFGAPIQALSVFPKEREVLIPPHEVFLVTSFSQDGARNLVTLSSNNQMCSHFNCAYLGAKKRPRCESVPTGGQADSLSKGAFSLLSWKALPLAS
- the ART5 gene encoding ecto-ADP-ribosyltransferase 5 isoform X2, which produces MMLVALLIALSCLGIHTLSGIRIYAQNVSIQNLSLAPNTFDDAYVGCSEEMEEKAVHLLAEEMANHTRLRESWETAQKAWEQRCPGLSLPPGFKTQHGIAVMVYTNSSNPLYRELNQAVRTGGDSREFYMQHFPFKALHFYLTRALQLLQGSRDCSREPGQVVFRGVGAIRFEPKELGVSVRLGQFTSSSLDEAVAHRFGNATFFSLRTCFGAPIQALSVFPKEREVLIPPHEVFLVTSFSQDGARNLVTLSSNNQMCSHFNCAYLGGEPCMREAGLAGCP